From Magnolia sinica isolate HGM2019 chromosome 13, MsV1, whole genome shotgun sequence, one genomic window encodes:
- the LOC131223974 gene encoding uncharacterized protein LOC131223974, translated as MILSHLPALRRSFSSLSIRPILIKQINPPMNSGIVKVPKGRVFMLERMEKYHKILPPGFHFLIPIIDNISFVHCVGEYLMSFPNQTAIIKDYVRVSFDAVCSVKMIDPYLASYANVTNRSVDVLADMLYTLVCQNVLECTFDEAVMKRTALNKNAITKVNETAGFWVYQFVRYEITRFISPEFEADREMSEQAKRRGAIKDFDHNAEIKRVVAKA; from the coding sequence ATGATTCTCTCCCATCTCCCAGCATTACGGCGTTCGTTCTCGTCCTTATCGATCCGCCCGATCTTAATCAAGCAGATCAATCCGCCGATGAACAGCGGCATAGTTAAAGTTCCTAAGGGTAGGGTATTCATGCTAGAGAGAATGGAAAAATACCATAAAATTCTGCCTCCTGGCTTTCATTTTCTCATTCCAATCATCGACAATATATCATTTGTTCATTGTGTTGGTGAATATTTAATGTCATTTCCTAATCAAACTGCAATTATAAAGGATTACGTAAGAGTTTCATTTGACGCGGTCTGTAGTGTCAAGATGATAGATCCCTACTTGGCTTCTTATGCCAATGTCACCAATAGATCGGTCGATGTGTTGGCCGACATGTTATATACTTTGGTTTGTCAGAATGTACTCGAGTGTACCTTCGATGAGGCGGTAATGAAGAGGACCGCACTCAACAAAAATGCAATCACTAAAGTCAATGAAACCGCTGGTTTCTGGGTCTACCAATTTGTTAGATATGAGATTACGCGATTTATATCTCCAGAATTTGAGGCGGACAGAGAAATGAGTGAACAAGCTAAAAGAAGAGGAGCCATAAAAGATTTTGATCATAACGCAGAAATAAAGCGTGTAGTTGCAAAGGCGTAA